In Streptomyces sp. NBC_00306, a single genomic region encodes these proteins:
- a CDS encoding SseB family protein: protein MTENGGGSKEPGQQSRLADLVGSTTISPGAGGAEPPSEEDLVARGKHEFAVLLGEFRRTAVLVPFDDQGSLWTADQNGVRWICAFSNEESLARFAEVQGGAAREWTYRTILGARLLDVMVPMLGMPAGVALDAASDDGMLFPPVKGIVPDAVAVDLGGTQ from the coding sequence ATGACGGAGAACGGGGGCGGCTCCAAGGAGCCGGGTCAGCAGTCGAGGCTGGCCGATTTGGTTGGCTCGACGACGATTTCACCAGGGGCGGGCGGGGCGGAGCCACCGTCGGAAGAGGACCTTGTAGCACGCGGCAAGCATGAGTTTGCCGTGTTGCTCGGCGAATTCCGGCGTACGGCGGTACTGGTGCCGTTCGACGACCAGGGCAGCCTGTGGACCGCCGACCAGAACGGCGTGCGCTGGATCTGCGCGTTCTCGAACGAGGAGTCCCTGGCCCGTTTCGCCGAGGTCCAGGGCGGCGCGGCCCGTGAGTGGACGTATCGCACGATCCTCGGTGCACGGCTGCTGGATGTGATGGTGCCGATGCTCGGCATGCCCGCCGGTGTGGCGCTCGATGCGGCAAGCGACGACGGAATGCTCTTTCCGCCGGTGAAGGGCATCGTGCCCGACGCGGTGGCGGTCGATCTCGGGGGAACACAGTGA
- a CDS encoding WXG100 family type VII secretion target encodes MPDWGAWADKGIDVIDGGIDKAKEKVGEGVDWATDKVGDGLDKVGAHDWADSVEDWGDETASSLGAEVGEQQLGQTEEANELIHGNPGKIAATVKNLRDFQKAFDLVGGGMKKLDSSHWKGEAANTFREKFQTLPTDWLRAADAFEDAAKALETYSKAVTGAQGKAKEAIALYKEGNESSKTAADTYNKKVDAYNAARNSDNPPPRPEPFSDPGIAKRERAHEILKEARRHRNESADTAKSAVTAAMAHAPKEPTGREKLTLELADYGMGQGVELAHFGGGVIKGTAGLVNFVRSVNPTDPYNITHPAEYWKGLNTTLAGLASTAANPDRALKNAWDAAKGDPAEFLGRLVPELVGTKGAGVLRSGLRAGMKGGVKGGLEGTGHGPFDRLTSRGSGGELPPFEEIKRAVMESNPEVVSRKWPDDDGRYYASRVLKGGRPDGETVLSGHGYIEVGAGEVVVPPGTNISFYVPHGDRIPGLNGVAVEGGSYPAGAVETFGPGDKIPNYTLAPPEPKGPGGFTVYENSTTVAQRTMLSDLLKEEMGNVHWAACREFK; translated from the coding sequence ATGCCGGACTGGGGAGCATGGGCCGACAAGGGCATCGATGTCATCGACGGCGGCATCGACAAGGCCAAGGAGAAGGTCGGCGAGGGTGTCGACTGGGCGACGGACAAGGTCGGCGACGGCCTGGACAAGGTCGGCGCGCACGACTGGGCGGACTCCGTCGAGGACTGGGGCGACGAGACCGCCTCCTCGCTCGGCGCGGAGGTGGGCGAACAGCAGCTGGGCCAGACCGAGGAGGCCAACGAGCTCATCCACGGCAACCCGGGCAAGATAGCCGCCACGGTGAAGAACCTGCGGGACTTCCAGAAGGCATTCGATCTGGTCGGCGGCGGCATGAAGAAGCTCGACTCCAGCCACTGGAAGGGCGAGGCAGCCAACACCTTCCGGGAGAAGTTCCAGACCCTGCCGACCGACTGGCTGCGCGCGGCGGACGCGTTCGAGGACGCGGCGAAGGCACTGGAGACGTACTCCAAGGCGGTCACCGGCGCGCAGGGCAAGGCCAAGGAGGCGATCGCCCTCTACAAGGAGGGCAACGAGTCCTCCAAGACGGCGGCCGACACGTACAACAAGAAGGTCGACGCCTACAACGCGGCCCGCAACAGCGACAACCCGCCGCCGCGCCCCGAACCCTTCTCCGACCCGGGTATCGCCAAGCGCGAGCGGGCGCACGAGATCCTCAAGGAAGCACGCCGCCACCGCAACGAGTCGGCGGACACGGCGAAGTCGGCGGTCACGGCGGCGATGGCGCACGCGCCGAAGGAGCCGACGGGCCGCGAGAAACTGACGCTCGAGCTCGCGGACTACGGCATGGGCCAGGGAGTCGAGCTGGCCCACTTCGGCGGCGGCGTCATCAAGGGCACAGCGGGCCTGGTGAACTTCGTTCGCTCGGTCAACCCGACCGACCCGTACAACATCACGCACCCGGCGGAATACTGGAAAGGCCTCAACACAACGCTCGCAGGCCTGGCCTCGACGGCCGCGAACCCGGACAGGGCGCTGAAGAACGCGTGGGACGCGGCAAAGGGCGACCCGGCGGAGTTCCTGGGGCGGCTGGTGCCGGAGCTGGTGGGGACGAAGGGGGCGGGGGTCCTTCGGAGCGGACTGCGGGCTGGGATGAAGGGTGGGGTCAAGGGAGGACTCGAAGGCACCGGGCACGGTCCCTTCGACCGTTTGACGAGCCGAGGATCGGGTGGAGAACTTCCACCGTTCGAAGAAATCAAAAGGGCCGTCATGGAGAGCAACCCGGAGGTTGTGTCACGGAAGTGGCCAGATGATGACGGCCGCTACTACGCGAGTCGCGTGCTCAAAGGTGGCCGGCCGGACGGGGAGACAGTCCTTTCCGGACATGGTTACATTGAAGTCGGCGCCGGCGAAGTCGTCGTTCCTCCCGGAACAAACATATCTTTCTATGTACCTCACGGCGACAGGATTCCGGGACTGAATGGGGTCGCCGTGGAAGGAGGTTCATACCCTGCGGGCGCCGTAGAGACCTTCGGCCCAGGGGACAAAATCCCGAACTATACACTTGCACCACCCGAGCCTAAAGGGCCTGGTGGATTCACCGTTTACGAAAACTCCACAACCGTGGCTCAACGAACCATGCTCAGCGATCTCCTTAAAGAAGAGATGGGGAATGTACACTGGGCAGCCTGTCGCGAGTTCAAGTAA
- a CDS encoding DUF4279 domain-containing protein, with translation MNQQARPGESWTLTDVTLLIQKPDLDPEDVTRRLDIQPSAVRNPGVDRWGPPGETSGQWRLQCDERTTRTFSEQLHFILAAAEGRTSVLQSLNAEGCEISIVIGGYAANDSQLSLTAAELIRLARLDIPLTLTPSLSER, from the coding sequence ATGAACCAGCAAGCGCGACCAGGCGAATCTTGGACGCTCACAGACGTAACCTTGCTCATCCAGAAACCTGATCTGGATCCTGAGGATGTGACACGCCGCCTCGACATTCAACCGTCCGCAGTCCGGAACCCCGGTGTCGACCGTTGGGGCCCACCGGGGGAAACCAGCGGACAGTGGCGCCTGCAATGCGATGAGCGCACGACAAGAACCTTCTCTGAACAGTTGCACTTCATTCTTGCGGCCGCGGAAGGGCGCACCAGCGTACTCCAGTCACTGAATGCCGAAGGGTGCGAAATCTCGATTGTCATCGGGGGATACGCAGCCAACGACTCACAGCTTTCGCTGACAGCTGCAGAGCTGATCAGACTCGCAAGACTGGACATCCCACTAACCCTCACTCCCAGCCTGAGTGAACGGTGA
- a CDS encoding LLM class F420-dependent oxidoreductase: MRISTTIFLTDETITPVRLARELEERGFAGLYLPEHTHIPVERVTPYPAGGDLPPEYGRTLDPFVALGQAAAVTSELGLGTGITLIAQHDPIDLAKQIATLDFLSGGRFTLGLGFGWNKEEAADHGVEWTTRRELGRDRMRLMRALWTAEPTAYKGEFGSVRASDAYPKPISGPRTLIGGAAGPKLFSHIAEYADGWLPIGGRGLSESLPVLRDAWSAAGRSENSLQVVPYAVLPSPGKLAHYAELGVEEVVLQLPPEGESEVLRVLDEYGQYVETSGA, from the coding sequence ATGCGGATCTCGACCACGATCTTCCTCACCGACGAGACGATCACGCCGGTACGGCTCGCACGCGAACTGGAGGAGCGGGGCTTCGCCGGGCTCTATCTGCCCGAGCACACCCACATCCCGGTGGAGCGCGTGACGCCGTACCCCGCGGGCGGCGACCTCCCGCCCGAGTACGGCCGCACGCTGGATCCCTTCGTGGCCCTCGGCCAGGCGGCGGCGGTCACCTCGGAGCTCGGCCTCGGCACGGGCATCACCCTGATCGCCCAGCACGACCCGATCGACCTGGCGAAGCAGATCGCCACGCTGGACTTCCTGTCCGGTGGCCGCTTCACGCTGGGTCTCGGCTTCGGCTGGAACAAGGAGGAGGCGGCGGACCACGGCGTCGAGTGGACGACGCGCCGCGAACTGGGGCGCGACCGGATGCGCCTGATGCGGGCGCTGTGGACGGCGGAACCGACGGCGTACAAGGGCGAGTTCGGCTCTGTCCGTGCCTCCGACGCCTACCCGAAGCCGATCAGCGGCCCCCGCACCCTGATCGGCGGCGCGGCGGGCCCGAAGCTGTTCTCCCACATCGCGGAGTACGCGGACGGCTGGCTCCCGATCGGCGGCCGCGGCCTGTCGGAGTCGCTCCCGGTCCTGCGTGACGCCTGGTCGGCGGCGGGCCGTTCCGAGAACTCCCTGCAAGTGGTCCCGTACGCGGTCCTGCCCTCACCGGGCAAGCTGGCGCACTACGCGGAACTGGGTGTGGAGGAGGTCGTGCTGCAACTCCCGCCGGAGGGTGAGAGCGAGGTGCTGCGGGTGCTGGACGAGTACGGGCAGTACGTGGAGACCTCGGGGGCCTGA
- a CDS encoding CehA/McbA family metallohydrolase has product MCKDEHALGRRGLLVTGAAAALTLGTVSFANAAPAGAGDNTGDHTEVVRGTLPPGSPDFVYLPVEIPRGVRELHVAYSYERPVVPAGTQGNALDIGIFDERGTALGGKGFRGWSGGARTEFFIRADEATPGYIPGPVRAGTWHIALGPYTVAPQGLAYEVTITLRYGAPGRTPKPVYPPERAKGRGRAWYRGDCHVHSVYSDGRRTLAEIATLARAAGLDFINSSEHNTHSAHAHWADLAGDDLLILTGEEVTTRNGHVLALGTDPGTFVDWRYRAKDNRFGHYAGEIRRAGGLVVPAHPHATCIGCNWKFGFGEADALEVWNGPYTPDDEVSLADWDSTLAVAARSRGRWTPAMGNSDAHRDPDPIGTPQTVVLADDLTREAILEGIRAGRSYVAESKAVSLSFSATGGRGKQAGIGERLRVDEDTPVTVRLEVTGAPGCSARFVTDQGVLHTVTLPASGTGTVEWRTTPQYATYVRAEVRHPVLVPGLPGPLAAFTNPVFLGK; this is encoded by the coding sequence ATGTGCAAGGACGAACACGCGCTGGGTAGACGCGGTCTGCTCGTGACGGGAGCCGCAGCCGCCCTTACGTTGGGCACTGTGAGCTTCGCGAACGCCGCGCCTGCCGGCGCCGGGGACAACACCGGCGACCACACCGAGGTCGTCCGCGGCACCCTGCCGCCGGGCTCGCCCGACTTCGTGTACCTGCCCGTCGAGATTCCGCGGGGCGTACGGGAACTGCACGTGGCGTACAGCTACGAGCGGCCCGTCGTACCGGCGGGCACCCAGGGCAACGCCCTGGACATCGGCATCTTCGACGAGCGGGGCACGGCGCTCGGCGGCAAGGGGTTCCGCGGCTGGTCGGGCGGCGCCCGCACCGAGTTCTTCATCCGGGCCGACGAGGCGACGCCCGGGTACATCCCGGGGCCCGTGCGCGCCGGGACGTGGCACATCGCGCTCGGGCCGTACACCGTGGCGCCGCAGGGTCTCGCGTACGAGGTGACCATCACCCTGCGGTACGGCGCCCCCGGCCGGACGCCGAAGCCCGTCTATCCGCCGGAGCGGGCCAAGGGCCGTGGCCGGGCCTGGTACCGGGGCGACTGCCATGTGCACTCCGTGTACTCGGACGGCCGGCGCACCCTCGCCGAGATCGCCACACTGGCACGGGCAGCCGGGCTCGACTTCATCAACTCCTCCGAGCACAACACGCACTCCGCGCACGCGCACTGGGCGGACCTCGCGGGCGACGATCTGCTCATCCTGACGGGCGAGGAGGTCACGACCCGCAACGGGCACGTCCTGGCGCTCGGCACCGACCCGGGGACGTTCGTCGACTGGCGCTACCGCGCCAAGGACAACCGCTTCGGGCACTACGCGGGCGAGATCCGGCGGGCCGGCGGTCTGGTCGTGCCCGCGCACCCGCACGCCACCTGCATCGGCTGCAACTGGAAGTTCGGCTTCGGCGAGGCGGACGCGCTGGAGGTGTGGAACGGCCCCTACACGCCCGACGACGAGGTGTCGCTCGCGGACTGGGACAGCACGCTGGCCGTCGCCGCCCGTTCGCGCGGGCGCTGGACCCCGGCCATGGGCAACAGCGACGCGCACCGCGACCCGGACCCCATCGGCACCCCGCAGACCGTGGTGCTCGCCGACGACCTGACCCGGGAGGCGATCCTCGAGGGCATCAGGGCGGGCCGCAGCTATGTCGCCGAGTCGAAGGCGGTGTCGCTGTCGTTCTCGGCGACGGGAGGCCGCGGGAAGCAGGCCGGGATCGGTGAGCGCCTGCGCGTCGACGAGGACACCCCGGTGACGGTCCGCCTCGAGGTCACCGGCGCCCCGGGCTGCTCGGCGCGGTTCGTGACCGACCAGGGCGTGCTGCACACCGTGACCCTGCCGGCGTCGGGCACGGGGACGGTGGAGTGGCGTACGACTCCGCAGTACGCGACCTATGTACGCGCCGAGGTCCGGCACCCGGTTCTCGTGCCGGGGCTGCCGGGTCCGCTCGCCGCGTTCACCAACCCGGTGTTCCTCGGGAAGTAG
- a CDS encoding APC family permease, with protein MTQLDARPQAGDTVRGASDGGVRTKGLGGNSVGLMGSAVIGVSTVAPVYCLTSTLGSTAGEVGLQMPAVFLAGFLPMLLVAFAYRELNRVMPDCGTSFTWTVKAFGPRLGWMCGWGLVIATIIVLSNLAGVATSYFWLLAGEITGSGSVAALDDSKPVHILTCLVLIAIATAISYRGMTATKGVQYALVGLQLLVLAVFVAMAFQKAGSGEFSTGLDFSFSWLNPFAVQSFAAFTAGLSLSIFMYWGWDACLTANEETTGSDRTPGRAALIAMVVLVGSYLATGVAAQMAVGSGEKGLGLANPETSDNVFAALAGPVMGPGLGILLFLAVLASAAASLQTTFIPVARTVLAMSAYEALPPSYARVHPRFKTPGRATVVAGVATGVFYTVMTLVSEHVLVDTIYALGLMICFYYALTAFACAWYFRRELLNSGRDFVFKGLFPLLGGVLLAAVFGKTLYDMWDPAYGSGSAVFGVGSVFVIGVGLLLLGVVLMLVMQRRSPAFFRGEVLTKDTPSLVTAD; from the coding sequence ATGACTCAGCTGGATGCGCGGCCCCAGGCCGGAGACACGGTACGGGGCGCCTCCGACGGGGGCGTACGCACCAAGGGACTCGGCGGCAACTCCGTCGGACTGATGGGCAGCGCCGTCATCGGCGTCTCGACCGTCGCCCCCGTCTACTGTCTGACCTCCACCCTCGGCTCCACGGCCGGCGAGGTCGGGCTGCAGATGCCCGCGGTGTTCCTGGCGGGCTTCCTGCCGATGCTGCTGGTCGCCTTCGCCTACCGCGAGCTGAACCGGGTGATGCCCGACTGCGGCACGTCCTTCACCTGGACCGTGAAGGCCTTCGGGCCGCGCCTCGGCTGGATGTGCGGCTGGGGCCTGGTGATCGCGACGATCATCGTGCTCTCGAACCTGGCGGGCGTGGCCACCTCGTACTTCTGGCTCCTCGCGGGCGAGATCACCGGCAGCGGGTCGGTGGCGGCGCTCGACGACAGCAAGCCCGTGCACATCCTCACCTGCCTCGTCCTCATCGCGATCGCCACGGCGATCAGCTACCGGGGCATGACCGCGACCAAGGGCGTGCAGTACGCGCTCGTGGGCCTGCAACTGCTCGTGCTGGCCGTCTTCGTCGCGATGGCCTTCCAGAAGGCGGGCAGCGGCGAGTTCTCGACCGGTCTCGACTTCTCCTTCTCCTGGCTGAACCCCTTCGCCGTGCAGTCCTTCGCAGCCTTCACCGCCGGACTGTCCCTCTCGATCTTCATGTACTGGGGCTGGGACGCCTGCCTGACCGCCAACGAGGAGACGACCGGCAGCGACAGGACCCCCGGCCGCGCCGCCCTCATCGCGATGGTCGTCCTGGTCGGCTCCTACCTCGCCACTGGCGTCGCCGCCCAGATGGCCGTCGGCTCCGGTGAAAAGGGCCTCGGACTCGCCAACCCCGAGACCTCCGACAACGTCTTCGCGGCGCTCGCCGGCCCGGTGATGGGCCCCGGCCTCGGCATCCTGCTCTTCCTCGCGGTCCTCGCGTCGGCGGCGGCCAGCCTCCAGACGACGTTCATCCCCGTCGCCCGCACGGTGCTCGCGATGTCGGCGTACGAGGCCCTGCCGCCGTCGTACGCCCGCGTCCACCCGCGCTTCAAGACCCCGGGCCGCGCGACCGTGGTGGCCGGTGTCGCCACCGGCGTCTTCTACACGGTGATGACCCTGGTCAGTGAGCACGTCCTGGTCGACACCATCTACGCCCTCGGCCTCATGATCTGCTTCTACTACGCCCTCACGGCCTTCGCCTGCGCCTGGTACTTCCGTCGCGAACTCCTGAACTCCGGACGCGACTTCGTCTTCAAGGGCCTCTTCCCGCTGCTGGGCGGTGTCCTGCTGGCCGCGGTGTTCGGCAAGACGCTGTACGACATGTGGGACCCGGCGTACGGCAGCGGCTCGGCGGTCTTCGGTGTCGGCTCGGTCTTCGTGATCGGCGTCGGGCTGCTGCTGCTCGGCGTGGTGCTGATGCTGGTGATGCAGCGCCGCAGCCCGGCGTTCTTCCGCGGCGAGGTACTGACGAAGGACACGCCGTCGCTGGTGACGGCGGACTGA
- a CDS encoding aldehyde dehydrogenase family protein, whose product MNQRLFIGGEWVEPDDGYYEVVDPATEETVGLAPEASREQVYAAAAAAREAFAGWSRTKPEERARILDAAADVIQREAEPYAELARAESGATTATARGMQVAVGAARFRRYARGALEPVEQALPPQINAAGPMGRAGVFGALAVRRPVGVVTCITSYNNPWANPAGKVAPALAMGNTVVVKPAPQDPLSVYRMAEALAEAGVPPGVVNVVTGSAPAAGEAAVDSGDIDMVSFTGSTEVGQRIAEVCGRGMKRQLMELGGKGAALVFDDADLDSAVQGIGTTFSFYSGQICTAPTRVIAQRGIHDRLVEKLAAYAGHLKTGDPAERGTVVGPVISAAHRDRVESYIELGRKEGARLVAGGERPEFEKGFYVAPTLFADCTAGMRVVREEIFGPVVVVVPFDTEEEGIALANDSDYGLIDYVWSGDVARAFRIAGELRAGGVGVNTIGRNMEAPFGGFKRSGVGRDVGSYALQAYSEVQAVVWPG is encoded by the coding sequence GTGAACCAGCGGCTGTTCATCGGCGGCGAGTGGGTCGAGCCCGACGACGGGTACTACGAGGTCGTCGACCCGGCGACCGAGGAGACCGTCGGCCTCGCTCCCGAGGCGAGCCGTGAGCAGGTGTACGCGGCGGCCGCCGCGGCCCGCGAGGCCTTCGCCGGCTGGTCGCGCACAAAGCCCGAGGAGCGCGCCCGGATCCTGGACGCGGCCGCCGACGTCATCCAGCGCGAGGCGGAGCCGTACGCCGAACTCGCCCGCGCGGAGAGCGGGGCGACCACCGCCACCGCGCGCGGGATGCAGGTCGCGGTCGGTGCGGCGCGCTTCCGTCGCTATGCGCGGGGCGCCCTGGAACCCGTCGAGCAGGCGCTGCCCCCGCAGATCAACGCGGCGGGCCCGATGGGGCGGGCCGGAGTGTTCGGCGCGCTCGCGGTGCGCCGTCCGGTCGGCGTCGTCACCTGCATCACCTCGTACAACAACCCCTGGGCCAACCCGGCGGGCAAGGTCGCACCCGCGCTCGCCATGGGCAACACGGTCGTCGTGAAGCCCGCCCCGCAGGACCCGCTGTCCGTGTACCGGATGGCCGAGGCGCTGGCGGAGGCGGGCGTACCGCCGGGCGTGGTGAACGTGGTGACCGGGTCCGCGCCCGCCGCCGGCGAGGCCGCGGTCGACTCCGGGGACATCGACATGGTCAGCTTCACCGGTTCGACGGAGGTCGGTCAGCGCATCGCCGAGGTCTGCGGCCGCGGAATGAAGCGCCAGCTGATGGAACTCGGCGGCAAGGGCGCGGCCCTCGTCTTCGACGACGCCGACCTCGACTCGGCCGTTCAGGGCATCGGGACGACGTTCTCCTTCTACAGCGGGCAGATCTGCACGGCCCCGACCCGGGTGATCGCGCAGCGCGGGATCCATGACCGGCTGGTGGAGAAGCTGGCGGCCTACGCCGGGCACCTCAAGACCGGCGATCCGGCCGAGCGGGGAACGGTGGTCGGCCCGGTGATCTCTGCCGCGCACCGCGACCGGGTGGAGTCCTACATCGAACTGGGCCGCAAGGAAGGCGCCCGGCTCGTCGCGGGCGGCGAGCGTCCGGAGTTCGAGAAGGGCTTCTACGTCGCCCCCACGCTCTTCGCGGACTGCACGGCCGGGATGCGCGTCGTGCGGGAGGAGATCTTCGGCCCGGTGGTGGTGGTCGTCCCCTTCGACACGGAGGAGGAGGGCATCGCGCTCGCCAACGACAGCGACTACGGCCTGATCGACTACGTGTGGTCGGGCGACGTCGCGCGGGCCTTCCGGATCGCGGGCGAGCTGCGGGCGGGCGGGGTGGGTGTGAACACCATCGGCCGGAACATGGAGGCGCCGTTCGGCGGATTCAAGCGCAGCGGGGTCGGCCGGGACGTGGGGTCCTACGCACTGCAGGCGTACAGCGAGGTGCAGGCGGTCGTCTGGCCGGGCTGA
- a CDS encoding N-acyl-D-amino-acid deacylase family protein, whose translation MLDHLIRSATVVDGTGAPAFVADVGVRDGRIAVIAAPGTVEEEARTSEDATGLILTPGFVDPHTHYDAQLFWDPYATPSMNHGVTTVAGGNCGFTLAPLNPERPEDADYTRRMMSKVEGMSLVALEEGAPWNWHTFGEYLDALEGRTAVNAGFMVGHCALRRHVMGPDAVGGTPTPEQLEQMLALFHEAMDAGAWGLSTTQSSTHSDGDGKPVASRHAGPAELLALSRAVADHEGTQLEAIVAGCLDQFSDEEIDLFVQMSAAAGRPLNWNVLTIDASVPERVPRQLTASERARREGGRIVALTMPILTPMNMSLGTFCALNLIPGWGEILALPVPERIEKLRDPAVREEMLRRADSKEAGVFRRLANFGRYVIGDTYAKENDGLSGRVVNDIAAERGQDPFTCLVEICANDELRTVLWPMPTDNDPASWELRRQTWAHEDVMLGGSDAGAHLDRMCGAPYTTRFLGDCLRGRKLLPLEEAVKMLTDDPAQLFGLRERGRIHEGWHADLVLFDPDRIEAGPATLVHDLPGDSPRLDAQAIGIVSVRVNGVETIRDDRVTGAVPGTILRSGRDTRTVSTR comes from the coding sequence ATGCTCGACCACCTCATCCGATCGGCGACCGTCGTGGACGGGACCGGCGCTCCCGCGTTCGTCGCCGACGTCGGCGTACGGGACGGCCGCATCGCCGTCATCGCCGCGCCCGGCACCGTCGAGGAGGAGGCCAGGACGAGTGAGGACGCCACCGGCCTGATCCTCACCCCCGGGTTCGTCGACCCGCACACGCACTACGACGCCCAGCTGTTCTGGGACCCGTACGCCACCCCCTCCATGAACCACGGCGTCACCACCGTCGCCGGCGGCAACTGCGGATTCACCCTCGCGCCGCTGAACCCCGAACGCCCCGAGGACGCCGACTACACCCGCCGGATGATGTCCAAGGTGGAAGGCATGTCGCTGGTCGCCCTGGAGGAGGGCGCGCCCTGGAACTGGCACACCTTCGGCGAGTACCTGGACGCGCTGGAGGGCAGGACGGCCGTCAACGCCGGTTTCATGGTGGGCCACTGTGCCCTGCGCCGCCATGTGATGGGCCCCGACGCCGTCGGCGGCACGCCCACCCCCGAGCAGCTGGAGCAGATGCTCGCCCTCTTCCACGAGGCGATGGACGCCGGTGCCTGGGGCCTGTCCACCACCCAGTCCTCCACGCACTCGGACGGCGACGGCAAACCGGTCGCCTCCCGGCACGCCGGGCCCGCCGAACTCCTCGCGCTCTCCCGCGCGGTCGCCGACCACGAGGGCACCCAGCTGGAGGCGATCGTCGCCGGCTGCCTGGACCAGTTCAGCGACGAGGAGATCGACCTCTTCGTGCAGATGTCCGCCGCCGCCGGACGCCCGCTGAACTGGAACGTGCTCACCATCGACGCGTCCGTGCCCGAACGCGTACCGCGCCAGCTGACGGCGAGCGAGCGCGCCCGCCGGGAAGGCGGCCGCATCGTCGCGCTGACCATGCCGATCCTCACCCCCATGAACATGTCGCTCGGCACGTTCTGCGCGCTGAACCTCATCCCCGGCTGGGGCGAGATCCTGGCCCTCCCGGTCCCGGAGCGGATCGAGAAGCTCCGCGACCCCGCCGTGCGCGAGGAGATGCTGCGCCGCGCCGACTCCAAGGAAGCCGGTGTCTTCCGCCGGCTCGCCAACTTCGGCCGCTACGTCATCGGCGACACCTATGCCAAGGAGAACGACGGCCTCAGCGGCCGCGTGGTCAACGACATCGCCGCCGAACGCGGCCAGGACCCCTTCACCTGCCTGGTCGAGATCTGCGCCAACGACGAACTGCGCACGGTCCTGTGGCCGATGCCCACCGACAACGACCCCGCGTCCTGGGAGCTGCGCCGGCAGACCTGGGCGCACGAGGACGTCATGCTCGGCGGCTCCGACGCGGGCGCCCATCTGGACCGGATGTGCGGCGCGCCCTACACCACCCGCTTCCTCGGCGACTGTCTGCGCGGCCGCAAGCTGCTGCCGCTGGAGGAGGCCGTGAAGATGCTGACCGACGACCCGGCGCAGCTCTTCGGCCTGCGTGAGCGGGGCCGCATCCACGAGGGCTGGCACGCGGACCTGGTGCTGTTCGACCCGGACCGTATCGAGGCCGGCCCGGCGACCCTGGTGCACGACCTGCCCGGCGACAGCCCGCGCCTGGACGCCCAGGCGATCGGCATCGTCTCGGTGCGGGTGAACGGCGTCGAGACCATCCGGGACGACCGGGTCACCGGCGCGGTCCCGGGCACGATCCTGCGTTCGGGCCGCGACACGAGGACCGTGAGCACCCGGTGA
- a CDS encoding LLM class flavin-dependent oxidoreductase gives MEFGLFVQGYVGKRAETDPLAEHKALMEETEYVIQADRSGFKYAWASEHHFLEEYSHLSANDVYLGYLAHATDRIHLGSGIFNPLAPVNHPVKVAEKVAMLDHLSEGRFEFGTGRGAGSHEILGFMPGITDMNHTKEIWEETIAEFPKMWLQDEYVGFQGKHWSLPPRKILPKPYGTSHPAMWYAAGSPSSYAMAGKKGLGVLGFSVQKVSDMEWVVESYKTAVKEAVAIGDFVNDNVMVTSTAICAETHEKAVEIAVGGGLNYLQSLLFRYHDTFPRPEGIPEWPELLPEYSAEIIELLIAEELMICGDPGEVLQQCKRWEQAGADQLSFGLPIGISYEDTMNTIKLIGEHVIPQIDTDPVHRTTRFRGNAGA, from the coding sequence TTGGAATTCGGGCTCTTTGTACAGGGATATGTCGGCAAGCGCGCCGAGACCGACCCGCTCGCCGAGCACAAGGCGCTGATGGAGGAGACCGAGTACGTCATCCAGGCGGACCGGAGCGGGTTCAAGTACGCCTGGGCCTCCGAGCACCACTTCCTGGAGGAGTACTCGCACCTCTCCGCCAACGACGTCTACCTCGGCTACCTCGCGCACGCGACGGACCGCATCCATCTGGGCTCGGGCATCTTCAACCCGCTGGCACCCGTCAACCACCCCGTGAAGGTGGCCGAGAAGGTCGCCATGCTCGACCATCTCTCCGAGGGCCGCTTCGAGTTCGGCACCGGCCGCGGCGCGGGCAGCCACGAGATCCTCGGGTTCATGCCGGGCATCACCGACATGAACCACACCAAGGAGATCTGGGAAGAGACCATCGCGGAGTTCCCCAAGATGTGGCTCCAGGACGAGTACGTCGGCTTCCAGGGCAAGCACTGGTCCCTGCCTCCGCGGAAGATACTGCCGAAGCCGTACGGAACGTCCCACCCGGCCATGTGGTACGCCGCCGGCTCCCCGTCCTCGTACGCGATGGCCGGCAAGAAGGGGCTCGGCGTCCTCGGCTTCAGCGTGCAGAAGGTCTCCGACATGGAGTGGGTCGTCGAGTCGTACAAGACGGCTGTCAAGGAGGCCGTCGCGATCGGCGACTTCGTCAACGACAACGTCATGGTGACGTCCACCGCCATCTGTGCCGAGACGCACGAGAAGGCGGTCGAGATCGCCGTCGGCGGCGGGCTCAACTACCTCCAGTCGCTGCTGTTCCGCTACCACGACACCTTCCCCCGTCCCGAGGGCATCCCGGAATGGCCCGAGCTGCTGCCGGAGTACAGCGCGGAGATCATCGAGCTGCTCATCGCCGAGGAACTCATGATCTGCGGCGACCCGGGCGAGGTGCTCCAGCAGTGCAAGCGCTGGGAGCAGGCCGGGGCGGACCAGCTGTCGTTCGGACTGCCCATCGGGATCTCCTACGAGGACACGATGAACACCATCAAGCTGATCGGTGAGCATGTGATCCCGCAGATCGACACGGATCCGGTGCACCGGACCACGCGCTTCCGCGGGAACGCGGGAGCATGA